GCTAATTTATGAGCCAAAAATTTGCCCACGGTGCTTTTCCCCGAACCCATCATACCAATTAAATAAACATTTAGTCCTCTTAATAGTCTATCCATAAATATGTGCTTAAAAAAGTTTTTAATTAAGGTAAAATTTTAATTTCATCACTATGATAATTTAATTTATTTGCCAATGCAGAAACCGTTAATTTACTGACAGGATCAACCCAGTCAGGGGCAATTTCTGCTAGGGGAATTAACACAAATACCCTTTCTCTCATCAAAGGATGAGGTACTTTTAGATTTGGTAAATCAAGAATTAAATCATCATATAAAATTAGATCTAAATCAAGGGTTCTTGCTCCCCATTTTTCGTTTCTTTCCCTACCGAATATTAGTTCTATGATGAGTAAAAAATTAAGTAATTCGATGGGAGTAAATGTTGTGTGAATGGTAATACAACCGTTAATATAGTCAGGTTGAGGAGGCCCTACTGGTTTGGTTTGATACCAGTGAGAGCATTGTATCAACTCGATTTGGGGTGCTAATTTAATTCTGGCGACGGCTGTTTGTAAATTATCTTTACTTTCGCCTAAATTACTGCCTAAAGCAATGGCAGCCTGATTCTTTCTGGTACAATTATTAATTTCAGTAGAAATAGACACTTAAAACTGTTTACCTGTGCATTAAGATAATGTA
The sequence above is a segment of the Cyanobacterium stanieri PCC 7202 genome. Coding sequences within it:
- a CDS encoding 2-amino-4-hydroxy-6-hydroxymethyldihydropteridin epyrophosphokinase (PFAM: 7,8-dihydro-6-hydroxymethylpterin-pyrophosphokinase (HPPK)~TIGRFAM: 2-amino-4-hydroxy-6-hydroxymethyldihydropteridine pyrophosphokinase~COGs: COG0801 7 8-dihydro-6-hydroxymethylpterin-pyrophosphokinase~InterPro IPR000550~KEGG: cyt:cce_2591 2-amino-4-hydroxy-6-hydroxymethyldihydropteridine pyrophosphokinase~PFAM: 78-dihydro-6-hydroxymethylpterin-pyrophosphokinase HPPK~PRIAM:2-amino-4-hydroxy-6-hydroxymethyldihydropteri dinediphosphokinase~SPTR:2-amino-4-hydroxy-6-hydroxymethyldihydropterid inepyrophosphokinase;~TIGRFAM:2-amino-4-hydroxy-6-hydroxymethyldihydropte ridinepyrophosphokinase) gives rise to the protein MSISTEINNCTRKNQAAIALGSNLGESKDNLQTAVARIKLAPQIELIQCSHWYQTKPVGPPQPDYINGCITIHTTFTPIELLNFLLIIELIFGRERNEKWGARTLDLDLILYDDLILDLPNLKVPHPLMRERVFVLIPLAEIAPDWVDPVSKLTVSALANKLNYHSDEIKILP